In Triticum urartu cultivar G1812 chromosome 6, Tu2.1, whole genome shotgun sequence, the following proteins share a genomic window:
- the LOC125516475 gene encoding uncharacterized protein LOC125516475 has translation MEVKKGAAAIAALCIMLLIMSVPSKQQVAAMSFCDCYQQCHDGCRHSVPWWLCNVDCASNCDGVDKKDALAACIMVCSTDSICDPSVAPTYTHGVADCIAECNKRWGKN, from the exons ATGGAGGTGAAGAAGGGGGCGGCTGCCATTGCCGCGCTGTGCATCATGCTCCTCATCATGTCAGTGCCATCCAAGCAACAGGTGGCCGCCATGTCCTTCTGCGACTGTTACCAGCAGTGCCACGACGGGTGCAGGCacagcgtcccttggtggctctgCAACGTCGACTGCGCCAGCAACTGTGACGGAGTTGACAAGAAGGACGCCCTCGCCGCATGCATCATGGTCTGCAGCACGGACTCCATCTGTGACCCGTCAGTGGCACCAACCT ATACACATGGTGTTGCGGATTGTATAGCTGAGTGCAACAAGAGGTGGGGCAAAAATTAG
- the LOC125517656 gene encoding uncharacterized protein LOC125517656 encodes MEAKKRAAAVATLCMLLLLMLPKPSHQQLSEVKCECYRKCYPGCNNSTPPWLCKVMCACSCPFFDDISDPLRTCLDACNTDSICDLPAPLTDPEVCVDECYNVWVAPGPDPDEEH; translated from the exons atggaggcgaagaagaGAGCGGCCGCTGTTGCCACCCTGTGCATGCTCCTCCTCCTCATGCTGCCAAAGCCATCCCATCAGCAGCTGTCCGAAGTCAAGTGCGAGTGCTACCGGAAGTGCTACCCTGGGTGCAACAACAGCACCCCTCCGTGGCTCTGCAAGGTGATGTGCGCCTGTAGCTGCCCCTTCTTCGACGACATCTCCGACCCCCTTCGCACCTGCTTGGACGCCTGCAACACGGACTCCATCTGTGACCTGCCAGCGCCGTTGACCG ATCCTGAAGTTTGTGTAGACGAATGCTACAATGTGTGGGTCGCCCCTGGTCCCGATCCCGACGAGGAACATTGA